The nucleotide window GTGGTGAACAGTTCTTCCTTAATTTGCGTGCATAGTAGTTTGGGTGACTACTTAGTTTGCTCAGTTTTTTTgcactgttttttgtttatttacaatGAGTGAGCCCAGCGTACTTCATTCTGAACATAAACTGAGGAGTTGGCTGGTAGAGGAATTTTtcaacgcttttttttttttttcatttaaaaattattaaacctAAAAGAGTCAACTTTACAAGTAATCGAAGGATGCTGTTTAAAACCACAGATACTGTTTACTTCTAATAAACTCATTgcaatataataaattataagtaATGCTGAGCAGGATGTGGCAAGGCAAGTGGCTCTTTATATGGATGGGAAAGTAGATGGAGAGGATGTTTCTAGAATGGAATTTGCCAGGAAGAAGCACGAATCTTATAAATGTCCATACCCTAGTTTCCCTTAATCTTGCTCCTAGAAAACACTACTAAAAATGCTTATTATGtagttttttattgaaataaaaatgtgagaaaaattGTTTTGACAATAAGGACATAAGAAAATTGGAAGTTCAGTTATAGTATGGATTATTATGAAATCACTACTGATAATATTTCTGTGGATTGATTAATGACATGGGCTATATTCCTGAAACTAAAAAGTGTCCAGAGTTTGAtttcacactttatttttaaattatatctgtTTTTATAAGAAGATTAGAAGAGACATGGTAAAGTGTTGGCAGTAGTTATCTCTAGGTGATTGGGCTACAGGAAACATTTTCCTTGTTAGTATTTTCCAAATTCCATAACCTGttacacatgcatgctcagtcatgtccacctctttgctacTCATGGACTGCCAGctctccagacttctctgtccatggcattttccaggcaagaatactggagtgggttgccatttcctactccaaggttaaacactttttttaaagctgtaaGTTTTGAATGACTTGAAACTTTTACTTTGTAGGATCCAACACATGCCTGGAGTGGGGGATTAGACCATCAATTGAAAATGCATGATTTGAACACCGATCAAGGTAACAGAGCCTCATTTTTACCAGTTTATTGTTTTCTTAGCTAGTGCTTACTCACAAATCTTTATTTAGGAAGAGTAGTTCCTGAATCGCTTAGTTCCTGAGTTGcttagataaaagtaaaaatggcTTGAATTTAGGACTTTTTTGTTTAAATGATAACCATGAAGTTAGAATCACAAAatataatgtatgtattttaACAGTGTAACTCATTGTGATCTCCATCCACAGTGTTTACATGAAGTGGCACTTAAGTATTTGACCTTTGCCCTGCCCTCAGAAGGGAACTGGATCTTGCAGTGTTCTGCCTTGCAGTAGAATTTTTCCAGGATAGTGATGTTTCAGAGTTCCCTTTTGAGAAACTACTACTATAGTTCAGACTGAAGGAAGACAGGGTTTTAAAAATCTAACATTATAAAATAGTCAGTCCTGTCTGGGTACCGTAGTAACCCAGCTTGTATAATTGCTTAGCATAGAACATTATTCAATTACATTTATTGAATGAAGGACAGGGTTACACGTTTTCTTTTAGTTAATTTCTAAGCGATGAAATGAATTACCCACATTTTTATCGTGACTTGGAAGTAGAATAGAGATTGGAATGGAACTCAGATACACAGAGCTCTCTAGTAAAGGTTTTTGTTTATGTTGTATATGCACGTGTTAGACACAGATGTACTTGAAGAACATAGCAAGGCACAGAGATAGGACTTAATGAGGATGAGTTGGACAGTGAGAGAATGGATGGAGGATGGGCGCTATATTTtatccagaaagaaaagaaggacccAATCAGAAGAGGCTTTTATGTGAAAGCTGTTTTGTCATGTAACTCAAAGCTGCagatgtttggttttgtttgctaGGAGTTTTTTCTGATTAGGAAGTTAGCTTGCAGGTGTAGGTTCTATTTGTTTGAAAACTCAAGAAAAcaccaaaaagcaaacaaagattTTTAATGCTGGGGACCATAATTAAAGGAATTAGCTGCTTATTCTTAGGAGATCTTTGCTGAATTTTATGAGatacttttctttcttgtttaaaTGGAGGTAGTTTTCCTCTTTGAGGATCAGAACCACATACTCTTTGTATTTGTTGTTACCTTAGCATGTGGTATAgattctggcacatagtagacagTAGAtgttagttgaatgaatgaatgagataatGTGAAAAGTTGAAATTGAAAGGGTAGAAATttgatgagcttccctggtggtctagtggctaagactccatgctcctaatgcagggggcctgggttcagtccctggtcaggaaactagatctcacatccacaactaagagtttgaatgccgcaactaagacctagcatagccagataaataataaagaaggaaagaaatataacCACCATGAAAACCAAGTGGTTATTAATCCTGagcctccctgccttcctcatCCCCAGCTTTCAGATAATCCTGTTACCACTTAAATTCGTTTCTTTGAAACATCAGCTTAATGTGATAAGTTTTATCCAGATCCCTTGGACCAGAGTTCTCCACTCAAGTGTTCATTCAACAGGTATATCTTGAACACTTAGCATGTATCAGAACATGCACTAGATACAGTCAGAACTATAGAGTTGAAACAAGGTTCCTGATTTGAAAGAATCTAGAATCAAGTGACGAAAATAACAGATACACCATCATTTTAATGTAGTCTGAAACTCAAGGTAGCTTTTCGTATTACTGTGCCAGTGAATCAAGCTATGCACTGTAAGATGGACAGAGGTGAATGAATGACTTTGTAGTCCTGGAGTTTTTCTGTGTATAGATACTTCTGTTGAGTGGGTGGAAGTGGATTCATTACAGTAGAATGAAtgtttccttttgttgttcaCCTGAGAAATCTTTAGTAAAGCTAGGTATTGGttgttggtttatttttattcctacaGAAAATCTTGTTGGAACCCATGATGCCCCTATCAGATGTGTTGAATACTGTCCCGAAGTGAATGTGATGGTTACTGGAAGCTGGGATCAGACGGTTAAATTGTGGGATCCCAGAACCCCTTGTAATGCTGGGACCTTCTCTCAGCCTGAAAAGGTAGGCTTTTTATGTTCATGACAGGAATTATGGTTCTTGGGGTGATTTGACTTGATAAATGATGAAGATAATGTTGAATTTAGAAGTTAAGAGTTGATGGGTCTATTTTACAAACCCAACTAAATATGTAAAGGAAAACTAGTCATACTTTGGTCAACTTTTTCCTGTCAGTTGTCACATTTGTACTGGATAGCATGAGTGATAAACCCAATTCCATGTATTGTAATGCTTTAGATCCTAGGGCTGAGAAGCAACTTTTCAGAGAAGTCATTTAGCAAAGACTGAAATTGAGTTTGACTTCCCCAAGCAGGAAGTGGGATGGAGCatcactcattttcactatggcCTGAGCTTTCTCTTTAGTTGACTGTGAGGGGGTGAAATGgattatcatttaaagtttagtgaaaaagatgtcctttattcCCTggcttttataatttatttatttttaatactgacAGAGGTAGTTGAAGGAAGCTTCTTAAAACTGAAATGTTGTGTATTATTCTAACCTTTTGATCTGTACAATGAAAGTGTAATTGAGCATTCTTGCTGTATCCTCATCAGCCTTTATCAGGTGGTAGTTAATTTTAAAGATTGATTGTTTTAGCAGTTTAAAGGTATCCTTCACTTGAGTCTATTTCCTCAGTGTAAATATACTATTCAGTTCCTGTTAGCTGTCATTATATACTGTAGTGCATCCAAAGAGCCATTATTTTTGTCACATCACAGTCGAATCTACTCCTGGCAAGACCTTTGTTCAGAATAAAATAATTGCATTGTTTCTAGTTTTGATTTATGGTTGTATGTAACATGTTAAGAGCTGTGATAAATTGCTGACAGAATATCATATAATGGACAGCCACACTGAATCAAGCTGCTTATTGGTTCAGCAAGGTTCATTATGTCACTTTTTTTAATACGGTCTTTGATAAATGTATATACCTAGTCAGTAGCATGACAGTGTTTTTACTTGATTTACGATCAGTGGGGATAGAAAGCACTGTTAGAAGCTTGTGTGTCACCTGGATAGTAAGGATTTAAGATAAAATTCCCGTTCTGATTGTACTGTTACAAATTGATCTTTTTCtggattctttgtttttttgaatttgGTGTTTCATGTGTCTTAGCTTAgctaatttctgtttttctgcaaaTGTTTTTTTGAATAAACAACAGTAAATCTTACTATATCTCATTGAAATACACTTGTATTAAGTCTACTGTTTTGAGTCTTTTAAATTCTGTGTTTTTTCCCTTGGTCAAATTAGTTGTTGAATTTTAAGGCTAGATTGTAGAAATTATCAGGTTATTATGTTATTAAGCCCAGtccccccacctctgcccccaaccctcccTGGGAGGCGGCGGTGGGGGGGACGCTTACGTTGTTAATACGTTAGTGATAACTAACCGTAAGCTTTAATTACTGAATGTTAAAGAGATGTCTTAGCATGTAATGAGGCCTCTTCATTTTTTATAGTGATTTTTCAGGTTTTAAAGTATTAGATTAAATTAGTTGCTTATTAATTGAAAGTAATGATCAGAACACAGTTATATACCTGAAgtctaggtttttaaaaaaatgatttaacaTGATCAGGAAAGtacattttattactattttcatGAATTTGCTATCTCTGTTTGGTCTCCAGATAATGTATTTGAAAGTAAGTCACCTTAAAGACAGgaaattttatgatttattataaGGGGATAATTTGTGAAAGTTGTTTTACTATTGAAGAAAAGgaattttgaggggaaaaaaaacagttgtttttagaggataaatgcttttaaaattttctgtaaacATAACTCTGTCTTGAGTGTTTAGTGTGACGTCAAAGTGTAAAAATTTGCTTTGTCATATGCCAGACCACTGaccttgtcttttaattttgagtTTGTATGCCACCAAAAGCAAGTAAGCAGGTAATTAATGTTAACTCTCTCACTCTTCCTGGAAAGGCTTATTTATTAAGTGTGACAGGTGGGAAAATCAAAGAGTTGCAACGTGAAATCTCTGTCTAAAAGGTGGTCAtagaaaaataactttgaaaatgaTTGTCTTATGAAAAGCCAGAAGCCCATTGAAAGGTATCTTGAGCTGTTTTTATCGTTTTATTATCTATTGTCTCCTTTATGAGTATCTTTTACACTTTTATATTGTGACTAAATGAAACAAGAGggctataaaattatttaatactttAGTTTGTTTTAATAAGAAAGAGAATCGTCTTCAGAGATACTTTTGGAGAGTTAATTAGAATGTGCATTATTACGATACGTGGTTAAGTATTAAGAATATCTTGGGTGTATTATTTTGTGCCAGTTACTTGGTTTGTGTAActgaagtatttaaaattttggtaCCTGTGTTTGAGAACCTATCAGCTAACtgttttttaatggttttatgaTCCATGGACTTTATTTTGGAgcaaaatgccatttgcaggcaTGCATTTTTAGCAAGTTTTGGTCTTTTTTGAAAGGTGTATACCCTGTCGGTGTCGGGAGACCGGCTGATCGTGGGCACCGCAGGCCGCAGAGTGCTGGTGTGGGACTTGCGGAACATGGGCTATGTGCAGCAGCGCCGTGAGTCCAGCCTCAAGTACCAGACACGCTGCATCCGAGCATTCCCCAACAAGCAGGTACTGACCTTGCCTCCGCCGCCCGCTGTGGGAATTTGAAAATAGTAGAATCCTTTATAATAATGATTTGGTCACTGCATTTTATGCATTgcttactttctttctctctttttttttggagtgGTGATTGGAATTTCTGTTAGGTGTATTTTCAGTAGCCTTTTGTTAAAAGCTAGTGTGTTAACTCAATTTTAGAGAAGGCTTTGATGTTCACAGAGGGTAAGTAATCTTCCAGTGGTTTTCTGATTGCTTGgtgctcctcctccaggaagcttgaCAGATATACAGTAATCAAAGAGAGTTTTGCAGGTATTTTAATTTACAAACCAGCGAATTCAAGTTTAAATCTGAAAATTTAGAGTTACgaaatttgttgttttctttttttcccttttttttccttcttgtttccCCCTTTTGTACCCTAATACTAATAGAGGTTTTTAGCTAGTCTGAGAGCAgaacctacatttttttttttttttaaaggaatgccTCCAAGGTTAGAGGGGAGCTGTGCCTCATATAGTGACTAACTCTTGATGAGCAGTGTGGGTCACCTTCCATCATCATTACTAGATGAGGTGACACTTTACTAAtgctcccctgcccccagtcctgACAGTTCGAAGGGAAGTTGGTGCTGGGGTCATTTGCTCTGGGAATTTTATAAGAGGAAAGTCATTAAAAACAGCAGATATCTTTGGAATCTTATGGCTGTCCTTTAGTGGTTGTGGAGCTCAACCGAATTAGGTCTGTTGTTCTGTTCTCTTAGCTCTTTATTTCAAAAGGCTAGTACCTCACATGGTGATCACAGTTCTTCTCAGGATATTGTAAGTTTCCATTGGAATTGAAGTTATGAAAAACCTTAAATGCATGGTCCAAATATGCTTGCATTTATGAATATTATGATGTTTTATATCCAAAATTTTCTGTCAGAGTGTATTTGTAGTTTATAATGGAAGCTTTTTAACTAAAAGTAACATTTTACTAATTCTTTTTTCATTACCAGTGTTAATAGTTTTTTAGAGATAAATCTTTTTCATATCttgaaaaattaaagaagtaaaataGAGATTTCATACTATCTTCCTCTCTTATCTTCTCTGACATACTGTTTCACAGCAAGGTGTGGAGAGGTTTGAAATTATAGAGCACTTTTGAACCTTGCTGAAAATCTGTGTTGTTTGGGTATAAACTTGACTTGGCTGTAGTTAAAAGCAAGAGGCAGGATGACAGATGGAAggctggttttccagttggtctgGATTATTGATACACCCTCAGTGAAGAAGATACAGTTCTTCTTAGAGCTGTTAGAAGTGAGGAGGCATCAAGccaagaaaaatatattccaagtgatggaatgaatttgagtccCCTTCTGGACAGGACAACAAataaattatattgaaataatttaaaaattcctgtGAGGTTTGACAGAATACCTAGACGTTTTCGATTGCAGTGTGCAGAGTACTGGTAAAGAAAGTAAGTGATGGtggccttttttgttttttaatataacaggtataagtgtttttaaacttttggaGTGATCTTAACTAAGTCCTGCttaaacatttgtttaaaatacagccatattctcttttcattttaaaaataattacctttCTTCACTGTGGGTTGAATTTGGGAGTATATGCTTTGTTTTGGAATCTGAATTCACTAGTTTTGTCTTCTGATCTCCTCTTGTCAGGGTTATGTATTAAGTTCTATTGAAGGTCGAGTGGCAGTTGAGTACTTGGACCCAAGCCCCGAGGTACAGAAGAAGAAGTATGCCTTCAAGTGTCACAGactgaaagaaaacaatattGAGCAGATTTACCCAGTCAACGCCATTTCCTTTCACAACATCCACAATACTTTTGCCACAGGTAGAGTATGGCATGTTCACTTCTTTCTGCTTGTTAATACACTTTTGTTGTTAATGGAATGCTGCATATTTGTACTTGGGCAGGTGTGTTTTTTTTATGGTCATTCTGtgttgcatgtgggatcctagttccctgaccaaggattgaaccttcgatccctgcattggaagcgtggcatattaaccactggaccacctgggcaGTGGGCAGAGTTCTTAAAAATTGTGCTTGGTTTTTTATGatatttaaaggggaaaaaaatctagtaTCATACTCCCTGGGGAAAATGCAACTTCTGTGATCTTAAAAATTGTCAAGATAATGGCTATTTTTGTATCTGCTTTCAAGAACTATTTTGAAATCACTTGCAGGTGGTTCTGATGGATTTGTAAATATTTGGGATCCATTTAACAAAAAGCGACTGTGCCAGTTCCATCGATACCCCACCAGCATCGCCTCACTCGCCTTCAGTAATGATGGGACCACGCTTGCAATAGCATCATCGTATATGTATGAAATGGACGACACGGAACATCCCGAAGATGGTATCTTCATTCGCCAAGTGACAGATGCAGAAACAAAACCCAAGTGAGTATGCTTCACCTGTATTTGAGCCTTTTCTTGCATTCAACCCaggatttattaatttttctaaattcatGAATAGCATTGTTGATGCCTGCTCGATATTACAGCTGACTCTAGGGCTGGAGTTGATTTTATCTTGTTCTCCCAAGCTTTCAATATCCGTAGGTTGATAGACGTCTGATGGATAAAATTGTGCCTAGTTGTTTTGTAGTGAAGAATGTCAAACTCTCATTCTTCTTGAATAGGCACTATTATTTGAATCTCTGGAGTTATTACTAGCTCATTGCTTCAAAATTAAGTTGAGGAATTcaagaataatttattttagcAAATTCTATTTAAGATATATAAGGATTTGAACTGCCAAAAATCTTTCCTCTCCACAGAGGTTGTTTCTGTAATATTTACACAGAATGAAATGACCTTCAGGTCTTACTGGAAATTCAGAGTAATATGGGCTTGCCTGGAATACtagatttccttagttttgaaATTTCTGGAGATGTCTTTGGCTCTTGGGTGTAACTGTTGACAGGGAAGAACCGTTTACATTTTCTTGGTACGTAGGGCAGAGCTTTTTACTTAGTTACCTGTACCAGACTCGAGGGAAACCTGGTACCTGGACACTTGTTTGACCATAAAATACCAGCCCCCAAGTGTCTTTGTCCCGCTTCTTGTCCCTCTCTCCTCAGGCCCTGGAAGGAagttctcagtaaatgtttatggaATAACTTTCCAGGATTCCTGTACTCTTCTGAATTAGAATGGCATAGAGGGCCcttgctaagttgcttgagtCCCTGAGAGAGGGCAGAGTGTGAAATGTTCCGTACCGTGTGTGCCTGCACCGGTGGGCCTTTAGAAAAGGCGTAGCGTGTGAAGCCTGTCGGATAAAGGGCTGGGTTTGCATTTGATCTCTCACTTTTGTGTCTCCTGTCCTGGCCGGCCATTTTGATCTCatgctgttcttttttcttttgaacttgtAGGTCACCATGTACTTGACAAGATTTCATTTACTTAAGTGCCATGTTGATGATAATAAAACAATTCGTACTCCCCAATGGTGGATATATTACTATTAACAAAGAAGCCAGGgaacattttttacttttaatattataAGAACCTGAAAATATTggaaaagaggtttttttttattgtttgtttgtttttttttaaacattttctttagcgcatgagatggtttgatggtttTTCTGCATTTAAAGGTATTTgggcaaacagaaggggagggCAGCAACAGCACTTCTGAGAGTCAGTTTTGACCTTGATTTTTGTTTCCactgcagaaataaatgtttgtaaataAATGTAGGTAATAAAGCCCCCTTTGCGTTCTTTCTGGGCCTTAAATGGTAGAGAAGAAGGCTCTTGAGCCATTTGTTTCTCTTGCTGGTTATAGTTGCTAATTCTAAAGCTGCTTCAGACTGCCTCATGAGGAGGTTAATCTACAATTAAACAATATTTCCTCTCGGCCGACCATTATTTTCTGAAGCAGATGGGTCATCATTTCCTGGGCTGTGAAACAAAGCGAGGTTAAGGTTAGACTCTGGGGAATCAGCTCGTTTTCAATCTTATTAGGGTGCAGGAGGAAAACTAATAAGAAAACCTCCTAACATCATTTTGTGACTGTAAACAATTATTTATTAGCAAACAATTGATCCCAGAAGGGCAAATTGTTTGAGTCAGTAATGAGCTGAGAAAAGACAGAGCATATCTgtgtatttggaaaaataattgtAACGTAATTGCAGTACATTTAGACAGGCATCTATTTGGACCTGTTTCTATCTCTAAATGAATTTTTGGAAACATTAATGAGGTTTACATATTTCTCTGACATTTATATAGTTCTCATGTCCATTTCAGTTGCCCAGCCGCTGGTGattaaggttaaaaagaaaaaaattatagtgaGAATGAGATTCATTTCAATGTAATGCCCTGAAGCAGAACATGAACTTAGCTTGGCCTATTCTAGGTAGTTCCAAATAGTATTTTTGTTGtcacactttttgtttttttatttatattatttgcaaatgtaTGTATCTGAATGGTACTTGGATCCTTTACTGAAATTTGTTTTATCcatgatgtattttaaaaattttcttttgctaCAGAGAGaggtcttatttttatttgtaagtaTTTTAGTGAAAACTTAGGGTACATCTGAACCcatcttttgaaatgtattttcttcattGCAGGTCCACCTAACCATCTCGTGAAAGTGGTTTCTCTATGGAAAGCTTTGTTTTGCTTCCTACCAATACATGATTGTCCCTTAAGGGATGCGTTTTAGTCATTGTGGACACATTATTTAGTATGTGAATTTCTCTGTTCTCTTGTTGGTGTGCCCTTTCCTCCTGACTGTAGGATGAGGAGTCTTTGTGTccttgtgcagtagtctgaagaATTGTTTTTCCCTCAGCAAGCCCAGTTGCTGTGTATGAGCAGCTTGAGCTCTTTCTGTAAAATAACCTAAACCTGTTATTTCCATGCTGTCTAATAAATCAGAGATTCAAAACCCTTAAATGTTGGATGTTTTTAAATGTTGGTAATTAATGTAATTTACTTCGTAAAAGCCTTCTGTAAAGCAAACCTCCCTTCATCAGGGGTCCTGGTGGGGATGACATTGTACCTTTCGGTCCACACTGCCTTGTTTAATTATGTCTGTTCGGATGTACTTTGGGGATTCAGTCTTGAATAAATAAAGTGATCTGTTGGAGTTCTGCCATTTCCCTTGTGCCCTCTTGCTGGATCAGCAGGGCCCTCGAGCCAGCTGTGCGGCTTCACGGGACGGGCACAGCCTGCAggcagctgccaggctccttctggcCCGACTCTCTCCGGGAGTGCCAGGGCCACCAGGGCCCTGCGGCTCCCAGCCCCAGTGCTGATGCCGTCAGCGGGCGCACTCGCAGCCAAACGACAGACCCGTCTGTACTTATCCATCAAATGCTAAATCAAAGGGAAGCCCTTGGGATGGTGAATAATGTAATAGCCGGAGACTAACTGATGGTATTGGTTCTTTAGTGTGattatgtgctttttaaaatcataaccACTTGGTTGGGGACAGAGCATAAATTTAAAACATGGTTTAACTGAAAGAGAATTAATACAGTTTTATGAAAGGTGACTAAGTTAAAGCAGTGAGGGGCCCCTGCTTTTGAGGGCATGGTATGGCCGAGCTGTTTTTGtagtcatctgtatgtcctctCGTCTCTCGCAGCCTAACGCATCTCACCCTGAATGTGTCTCCTGCCTCCTCTGTGGACCTCTTCACCAGCTCTTCCTCACAGTTGGCCTGTCTGTCATTACAGCTGCCTTCCCTTCGAATGGCCCATGTGTAATACCTTAGTGTTTTCTTTGGGTTTCCCTGTCCAAATTCTCTTGTTTTCAAgtgtgtcttttgtttgtttatctttcttttctttctactgtTACTATACACCACCTAAAGGGTCCCTCCTGGCCATCTGGGGGTGTGCTGCAGGCTCCAGCCTCTACCCTAAATCCTCTGTCTTCTAGAGCAGTAACTTTCAAACCTTCCGGTTGCGACGCAAGTAAGCAGCACATTTGAACCGTGATCCAGAGCACGCAGAAGTCAGGAGTGTGTACAGTGGGCAAAGCTGTGTGAAACACCACTTGTCTTCTGTGCATCTGACACATCAGTTCCCTTCCTTCCcgccttttttttcccttcttttttttttaggaaatgcTGGTTATGGCCCCCTGAATGGACTTTATGACTAATGCCTCGACACCTCTAATTTGAAAAACCATTGTATGCCGCATAAAACTTGTTCTTTTCATCATGCTGTGCTTGAGACCCTCCAGTGCCCCCTGTTGCCCTTTGTTCACTTTGTAATAAATACTGTATGCTTCTTCGAAGGCCTGCAGTTCACCAGGAAGGGACTGCTGACAGTCAAGGTGCTCTTAGAAGAATGGGGGTGGAGCTGACCTTCCCTGGGGATTTCTAGGGGGTAAATAGGAGTGTTCTGGTGGCTTCAATGTCTGGTTCTGAGCTCCACCATGTAAAAACTTAGAGGTACGTTAGTTGTGGAGGGTACTGCTTTGTTCTGAGGGAAACCCACGAGACAGCCTGTATCTTGAAGCCTTTAAACCTGACTCTGAATCTTGACTTTGCTGCTTAATTCATTGCACCGTTGGCCATGTTAATTTCTGAGtagcagtttcctcatctgttaaatgaagtTAATAACTCATGAggttataaatgaatatataaaatgtttattaggGCATGCCTAACACAGTCATTGTTTTCTTGGGATAAAAAATATTCAATCCATTGCTCTCAGTTACTAGCtaacttttcagtttcattttcataaatgaaTGCTCATATCTGTGGAATTCCTAGTTCTTAAGTTTGTCAGtatacttatctttttttttttttttaaattttaaaatctttaattcttacatgcgttcccaaacatgaaccccccctcccacctccctccccataacatctctgtgggtcatccccatgcaccagccccaagcatgctgtatcctgcgtcagacatagactggcgattcaattcttacatgatagtatacatgttagaatgccattctcccaaatcatcccaccctctccctctccctctccctctgagtccaaaagtccgttatacacatctgtgtcttgcatacagggtcgtcattgccatctttctaaattccatatatatgtgttagtatactgtattggtgtttttctttctggcttacttcactctgtataatcggctccagtttcatccatctcatcagaactgattcaaatgaattctttttaacggctgagtaatactccattgtgtatatgtaccacagctttcttatccattcatctgctgatggacatctaggttgtttccatgtcctggctattataaacagtgctgtgatgaacattggggtacatgtgtctctttcaattctggtttcctcggtgtgtatgcccagcagtgggattgctagtatacttatcttttaaaaaacatttatgaaCTATTTCCAATGttgagaaaaaaaagagtaacaCCTATAAACCCATCttccagattttaaaaaagatttatttttaattggaaggtagttg belongs to Capricornis sumatraensis isolate serow.1 chromosome 23, serow.2, whole genome shotgun sequence and includes:
- the BUB3 gene encoding mitotic checkpoint protein BUB3 isoform X1, translating into MTGSNEFKLNQPPEDGISSVKFSPNTSQFLLVSSWDTSVRLYDVPANSMRLKYQHTGAVLDCAFYDPTHAWSGGLDHQLKMHDLNTDQENLVGTHDAPIRCVEYCPEVNVMVTGSWDQTVKLWDPRTPCNAGTFSQPEKVYTLSVSGDRLIVGTAGRRVLVWDLRNMGYVQQRRESSLKYQTRCIRAFPNKQGYVLSSIEGRVAVEYLDPSPEVQKKKYAFKCHRLKENNIEQIYPVNAISFHNIHNTFATGGSDGFVNIWDPFNKKRLCQFHRYPTSIASLAFSNDGTTLAIASSYMYEMDDTEHPEDGIFIRQVTDAETKPKSPCT
- the BUB3 gene encoding mitotic checkpoint protein BUB3 isoform X3, which produces MTGSNEFKLNQPPEDGISSVKFSPNTSQFLLVSSWDTSVRLYDVPANSMRLKYQHTGAVLDCAFYDPTHAWSGGLDHQLKMHDLNTDQENLVGTHDAPIRCVEYCPEVNVMVTGSWDQTVKLWDPRTPCNAGTFSQPEKVYTLSVSGDRLIVGTAGRRVLVWDLRNMGYVQQRRESSLKYQTRCIRAFPNKQGYVLSSIEGRVAVEYLDPSPEVQKKKYAFKCHRLKENNIEQIYPVNAISFHNIHNTFATGGSDGFVNIWDPFNKKRLCQFHRYPTSIASLAFSNDGTTLAIASSYMYEMDDTEHPEDGIFIRQVTDAETKPK
- the BUB3 gene encoding mitotic checkpoint protein BUB3 isoform X2, which produces MTGSNEFKLNQPPEDGISSVKFSPNTSQFLLVSSWDTSVRLYDVPANSMRLKYQHTGAVLDCAFYDPTHAWSGGLDHQLKMHDLNTDQENLVGTHDAPIRCVEYCPEVNVMVTGSWDQTVKLWDPRTPCNAGTFSQPEKVYTLSVSGDRLIVGTAGRRVLVWDLRNMGYVQQRRESSLKYQTRCIRAFPNKQGYVLSSIEGRVAVEYLDPSPEVQKKKYAFKCHRLKENNIEQIYPVNAISFHNIHNTFATGGSDGFVNIWDPFNKKRLCQFHRYPTSIASLAFSNDGTTLAIASSYMYEMDDTEHPEDGIFIRQVTDAETKPKST